The sequence CAGATCTTTGAGCACCTATGGCCCGATCTTGACGAGGAGCGGGCGCGCAACAACCTCTACGTCGTCTGGAGTGCCATGAAGCAAGCGCTCATGGGGCCAACGACTCGTGCGACGAAGTGCCCCTACCTCGAGAACAAGGGCGGGCGGCTCCGGGTCGTGAGCGACGTGGCGCGCTCCGACATAGACGAGTTCGAGGAGGCCTTGGGGGCGGCGCGGGTCGCAGAGGCCGCCGGCGACACCGATAGGGCGCTTGGCGGCTACGTGCTGCTGGCAACCGTCTACCGAGGCGACCTGCTGCCGGGAGACATCTACGACGACTGGTTCGCCCCGCTGCGGGACCACTATCGGCTTCAGTTCGTCGACGCGATGACGCGTGCGGCCGAGCTCCTGCTGGAGCGCGACGATCCGTGTGAGGCCCTCGTCTACGCGCGGCGCGCACTGGCAGCAGACCCCCTGCGCGAGGATGTCTACCAGCTGGCGCTCAGGTGCCACATCTCCGCCGGGCAGCGCAGCGGCGCTATCGAGACGTTCCTCCAGTGCCGCGGGCGGCTTTCAGAGGATCTGGGGCTCGATCCGTCGTCGCAGACCATGGCGCTCTATCAAGAGATCCTCGTCATGGAGGACAGCCCGCGCTACGACGACTATGGGCTTTGCTAGCGACGGGTGGTAACCGGTATGTGCGCGGTAAGGAAGCGGTAAGACCCGCCTGATACGGTTCACGCGGATCGGATGACCCCCGATTCAGCGCAGGGCTCGTCGGGTTTCCCGGACAAGGGATCTCACGGGCGGGGCGCGGTCCATTGCAGGTGTGGAGCGGGAGAGTTCCAGAGGGGCACCGCCAGGGCCGTCAAGTACCCGTTCGAACCCAAGGAGTCTTGCGTGGCTTCCCCCGGGGCGGGGTCGGATGACCTATTGGTCCGGCTCCGCTCAGGGGTGGATTTGGCTCCGTGTGGAGCCTGTGGAGGCCCCAGGCGCCCGGCATCCCTGTGCTAGAATCTGCAGGGCTTTCGCGCCCCCCAACCCCTCTCAAGAAAGCGCAGTAACCATGGTGAACATCCTGCAGAAGCTCCTCACTCTCGGTGAGGGCAAGCAGATTCGCGGGTACGAGGGCCTGGTCGCCCAGGTCAACGAACTCGAGCCCGAAGTCGCGGAGCTCGATGACGCGGCTCTGGCAGCCAAGACCGTTGCGTTTCGCCAGCGAGTCGATCGCGGGGAGGACCTGTCATCTCTGCTTCCCGAGGCGTTCGCCGCGATGCGTGAGGCATCGAAGCGTGCACTGGGGATGCGCCATTTCGACGTTCAGCTCATCGGCGGAATGGTGCTCAACGACGGCATGATCGCCGAGATGAAGACCGGAGAAGGCAAGACCCTCGTTTCGACGCTCGCGGGCTACCTCAACGCCTTGCGTGGCGAGGGCGTCCACGTGGTCACCGTCAACGACTACCTCGCCAAGCGCGATAGCGAGTGGATGGGTCGTGCGTACGCTGCGCTCGGCATGGATGTCGGGCTCATCCAGTCGCAGATGGATCCGTCGCGCCGAGTTCCTTCGTACCGTGCCGACATCACCTACGGAACGAACGCGGAGTTCGGGTTCGACTATCTCCGCGACAACATGGTCGTAGCCCCGCGCGATCGCGCGCAGCGCGGTCATCACTTCGCCGTGGTCGATGAAGTCGACTCGATTCTCATCGACGAGGCGCGTACCCCGCTCATCATCTCTGGCGCCGGTACCAGGTCCGCTGACGCGTACAAGGATTTCGCCAAGATGATCCCTCGGATGCGCGAGGGTGTGGACTTCGATCTTGATGAGGCGAAGCGCACGGTCGCGCCGACCGAGGCGGGAATCAAGAAGGCGGAGCAGGCGCTGGGCATCGAGGACATCTATATGGACCCCTCGGGCCAGATGGTGAACCACCTCCAGCAGGCCCTGAAGGCGCAGTTCCTGTTCAAGTTGGACGTCGACTACGTGGTCAAGGACGGCGAGGTCCTCATCGTGGACGAGTTCACCGGTCGCCTCATGTATGGGCGCCGCTACTCAGAGGGTCTCCACCAAGCGCTCGAGGCCAAGGAACGCGTGCACGTGCGCGAGGAGAACCAGACGCTTGCGACCATCACGCTGCAGAACTACTTCCGCATGTACGAGAAGCTCTCGGGCATGACCGGCACCGCCGTGACCGAGGACAAGGAGTTCCGCGAGATCTACAAGCTGCCCGTCATGGTCGTTCCGACGAACCAGCCGATGGTCCGTGACGACCGCAACGATCTCGTCTATCGCACGGTCCCGGCGAAGTTTGATGCTGTCGTCGAGGATATCGCTGAGCGCCATGAGGCCGGGCAGCCGTGCCTGGTGGGCACGATCTCAATCGAGAACTCCGAGCGACTCTCGCGTCTCCTGACCAAGCAAGGCGTGAAGCACAACGTGCTCAACGCGAAGTTCCACGAGCAGGAAGCGCTCATCGTCGCTCAGGCAGGACGCCTCGGGGCGGTCACGATCGCCACGAACATGGCGGGACGAGGCACCGACATCATCCTCGGCGGCAACCCCGAGTTCCTCTGGGAGGACATCGTCAGAGAGCGCGGAGTGCAGCCCGAGGATGCCACTGAAGAGCAGCGGGCCGATGCACTGGAGGCGGCCAAGCGCATCTGTGCGGATGAGCATGAGGCCGTCGTGGGTGCGGGAGGGCTCGCCGTGCTCGGCACTGAGCGCCACGAGTCGCGACGCATCGACAACCAGTTGCGCGGTCGCTCCGGTCGCCAGGGAGACCCCGGTGTCTCGCAGTTCTACCTCTCTTTGGAGGACGATCTCATGCGCCTCTTCGGAGGCGGTCGGATGGACCGGATCTCGGCGTTCATGGCTAAGGCCGACATCCCTGACGACATGCCCATCCAGGCTGGCATGGTCTCCAAGGCCGTCGAGAGCGCGCAGCGCCAGATCGAGGCGATGAACTTCTCGGCCAGAAAGCACGTTCTTGACTACGACGACGTGATGAACAAGCAGCGCGAGGTCATCTATGCAGAGCGCCAGCGCGTGCTTGACGGTAAAGACATACACGAGCGGGTCGAAGAGCTCATCGGGGACGTCATCGCCTCCAATGTGCTCACGTTCTGTCCGGAGCGCACCTATTCGGAGGAGTGGGACTGGGACACGCTCGAGCTGTGGTTCCACGACCTGACCGGCATGGGGTCCGAGCCGATCGAGGCCGCCCGCGGCGACGTGGACAACCCGCACCTGTTGGCGGAGTCCCTCAGTGAGATCGTGCTCGGGGCGTACGCCAACAAGGAGTCCGAGATCGGCCCCGACCAACTGCGCGAGCTCGAGCGGCACATCATGCTGCGGATCATCGATGCGCGCTGGATGGAGCACCTCCAGGAGATGGACTATCTCAAGGAGGGAATCGGACTGCGAGCGATGGGCCAGCGCGATCCGAAGGTCGAGTACAAGAACGAGGCCTACGACATGTTCTCCGCGATGGTCCAGGGCGTGAACGAGGACTTCCTGCGCACCATCATGCACATGCAGGTGGCGTTTGAGCCGGAGCCGGAGCAGGCTCCCGTGCTCAGCAACGTGAACTACTCGGCACCCAGCGAGTCGTCGATATTTGCGACGGCTGCCGGTGCAGCCGCCGCGGTTGGCGTCGATGCGCCGTCGCCCGACGCCATCGCCGCCGCTGCCGCTGTGGCTGGTGGCACCAGCAAGGCCGCTACCGTGGTGAAGGACAAGCAAGACCCCTTCGCCGATGTCGGGCGAAACGACCCGTGCCCCTGCGGCAGTGGGAAGAAGTACAAGAAGTGCCACGGAGCAGGGGCGTAGTCGACAGCCATGGTCAACGACCGGACACAAGACATCGCCGCATTGCGCTCCCGCGTCGAGCGCATGGCTGAGTACCTGCACATCGACGCCAAGCGCGGCGATCTTGCGGTCCTCGAGGAGAACAGCGCGGCGCCGGACTTCTGGGACGACCAGTCCAAGGCGCAGACCGTCATGGCTCATGCCGCTGGTCTGCGCGACGAGATCGAGACCTACGAGTCGGTAGTGGCGGTGCTTGATGA is a genomic window of Coriobacteriia bacterium containing:
- the secA gene encoding preprotein translocase subunit SecA, which translates into the protein MVNILQKLLTLGEGKQIRGYEGLVAQVNELEPEVAELDDAALAAKTVAFRQRVDRGEDLSSLLPEAFAAMREASKRALGMRHFDVQLIGGMVLNDGMIAEMKTGEGKTLVSTLAGYLNALRGEGVHVVTVNDYLAKRDSEWMGRAYAALGMDVGLIQSQMDPSRRVPSYRADITYGTNAEFGFDYLRDNMVVAPRDRAQRGHHFAVVDEVDSILIDEARTPLIISGAGTRSADAYKDFAKMIPRMREGVDFDLDEAKRTVAPTEAGIKKAEQALGIEDIYMDPSGQMVNHLQQALKAQFLFKLDVDYVVKDGEVLIVDEFTGRLMYGRRYSEGLHQALEAKERVHVREENQTLATITLQNYFRMYEKLSGMTGTAVTEDKEFREIYKLPVMVVPTNQPMVRDDRNDLVYRTVPAKFDAVVEDIAERHEAGQPCLVGTISIENSERLSRLLTKQGVKHNVLNAKFHEQEALIVAQAGRLGAVTIATNMAGRGTDIILGGNPEFLWEDIVRERGVQPEDATEEQRADALEAAKRICADEHEAVVGAGGLAVLGTERHESRRIDNQLRGRSGRQGDPGVSQFYLSLEDDLMRLFGGGRMDRISAFMAKADIPDDMPIQAGMVSKAVESAQRQIEAMNFSARKHVLDYDDVMNKQREVIYAERQRVLDGKDIHERVEELIGDVIASNVLTFCPERTYSEEWDWDTLELWFHDLTGMGSEPIEAARGDVDNPHLLAESLSEIVLGAYANKESEIGPDQLRELERHIMLRIIDARWMEHLQEMDYLKEGIGLRAMGQRDPKVEYKNEAYDMFSAMVQGVNEDFLRTIMHMQVAFEPEPEQAPVLSNVNYSAPSESSIFATAAGAAAAVGVDAPSPDAIAAAAAVAGGTSKAATVVKDKQDPFADVGRNDPCPCGSGKKYKKCHGAGA